A single genomic interval of Romboutsia ilealis harbors:
- a CDS encoding HNH endonuclease, with protein MDNICQLCDRKVDKLTKHHLLPREEGGNEEHISYICSDCHRQIHALYTR; from the coding sequence TTGGACAATATATGTCAACTATGTGATAGAAAAGTAGATAAACTAACAAAACATCATTTATTACCTAGAGAAGAAGGTGGAAATGAAGAACATATATCTTATATATGTTCAGATTGCCATAGGCAAATACATGCTTTATATACTAGATAA
- a CDS encoding Mor transcription activator family protein — protein sequence MLDYLTKGDLPEGVIDVVDVIGMDAFKSLVKFAGGSNLYIPNEASLVKGVRNRMIRDSFDGDYRKVSRRFGISTAQVRNIVNYK from the coding sequence ATGTTAGATTATTTAACTAAGGGTGATTTGCCTGAGGGAGTTATTGATGTTGTTGATGTTATAGGTATGGATGCTTTTAAGAGTTTGGTTAAGTTTGCTGGTGGGAGCAATTTGTATATTCCTAATGAGGCAAGTCTTGTTAAGGGTGTTAGAAACCGGATGATTAGGGATAGTTTTGATGGGGATTACAGGAAGGTTTCTAGGAGGTTTGGGATTAGTACTGCTCAGGTTAGAAATATTGTTAATTATAAGTGA
- a CDS encoding N-acetylmuramoyl-L-alanine amidase, which produces MKWYLDFGHGGKDSGAVSANKTKESDTVLKIGMLIKNFLQIL; this is translated from the coding sequence ATGAAATGGTATCTAGACTTTGGGCATGGAGGAAAAGACTCTGGAGCAGTTTCTGCTAATAAAACAAAAGAAAGCGATACAGTATTAAAAATAGGAATGTTAATAAAAAATTTTCTTCAAATACTTTAA
- a CDS encoding DUF1659 domain-containing protein: MVNEMKNPSSLRIKLDLGMVDGKTKVKSKTFSSLKPDALAQNIYDVGEALMALQEYEVLEIAKIDNTTLA, translated from the coding sequence ATGGTTAATGAAATGAAAAATCCATCAAGCCTAAGAATAAAACTTGATTTAGGTATGGTAGATGGAAAAACAAAAGTAAAAAGCAAAACTTTCTCATCATTAAAACCTGATGCTTTAGCACAAAACATATATGACGTTGGTGAGGCTTTAATGGCTCTTCAAGAATATGAAGTGCTTGAAATAGCTAAGATAGATAACACTACTTTAGCTTAG
- a CDS encoding DUF2922 domain-containing protein, with product MEQTKRLLMTFKTTDNKKVSLSVDNPREDITESEIKDAMDLVVSKNIFAPNGADIISVVEAKVVVTDTTSYDLEL from the coding sequence ATGGAACAAACCAAAAGACTTTTAATGACTTTTAAAACTACTGATAATAAAAAAGTGTCTTTATCAGTAGATAACCCAAGGGAAGATATTACAGAATCGGAAATAAAAGATGCTATGGATTTAGTAGTATCTAAAAATATATTTGCTCCAAATGGTGCTGATATAATATCTGTTGTTGAGGCTAAGGTTGTTGTTACAGATACTACATCTTATGACTTAGAATTATAA
- a CDS encoding sensor histidine kinase codes for MLPEVLNEPNFIEGEEINYIFKVLSRDMHENVKYYKNIQEEYREYIETWVHEIKTPIASTKLLIENNTNEITRKIDTQMDKIENFVEQVLYYSRSDEVGKDYIIKKTELSQVVKSVVKKNQRDFIGKRISLQLGNLDEIIYSDTKWIEFILNQIIGNAIKYSKGKDDKIKIESKKLDNSVALIIEDNGVGIIERDLNRIFEKGFTGENGRKFGKSTGIGLYLCKKLCDKMGLGLNIESEENKGTKVTVIFPRTENLIH; via the coding sequence TTGTTACCTGAAGTGTTAAATGAACCTAACTTTATTGAAGGAGAAGAAATAAATTATATTTTTAAAGTGCTAAGCAGAGATATGCACGAGAATGTAAAATACTATAAAAATATACAAGAAGAATACAGAGAATATATTGAAACATGGGTTCATGAAATTAAAACTCCCATAGCATCTACAAAATTATTAATAGAAAACAATACTAATGAAATAACAAGAAAAATAGACACACAAATGGACAAGATAGAAAATTTTGTGGAACAAGTTCTGTACTATTCAAGAAGTGATGAAGTAGGTAAAGACTATATTATAAAGAAGACAGAATTATCTCAAGTTGTTAAATCTGTAGTTAAGAAAAATCAAAGGGATTTTATTGGAAAGAGAATAAGTCTGCAACTAGGAAATCTTGATGAAATTATTTATAGCGATACAAAATGGATTGAGTTTATATTAAATCAAATAATTGGAAATGCCATTAAGTATTCTAAAGGTAAAGATGATAAAATAAAGATTGAATCAAAGAAATTGGATAACTCAGTAGCTTTAATAATAGAAGACAATGGCGTGGGAATAATTGAGAGAGATTTAAACCGTATATTTGAAAAAGGGTTCACAGGAGAAAATGGTAGAAAGTTTGGTAAAAGTACAGGTATAGGTTTATACTTATGTAAAAAACTATGTGATAAGATGGGATTGGGATTAAATATTGAATCTGAAGAAAATAAAGGAACAAAAGTAACTGTAATTTTCCCTCGAACAGAAAATTTAATACATTAG
- a CDS encoding response regulator transcription factor, with protein sequence MEKIIIIEDDEIIREELKNFLSKYGYEIVAPTSFDNVVKFILNENANLVLLDINLPIFDGYYICREVRKKSDIPIIIVTSRDSDMDELMSMNLGADDFVTKPYNTQILLARIAALLKRSGLNITTNNILTYKDFQLNLSNATITYNEKEIELTKNEVKILSYLINHKGEIVSRELLMEYLWSTEYFVDDSTLTVNITRLRKKLAEIGIENVIETRRGLGYIIP encoded by the coding sequence ATGGAAAAAATAATAATTATTGAAGATGATGAAATAATTAGAGAGGAGTTGAAAAACTTTTTAAGCAAATATGGATATGAAATTGTAGCACCAACATCTTTTGATAATGTGGTTAAGTTTATTTTAAATGAAAATGCCAACCTAGTTTTATTAGATATAAATTTACCAATTTTTGATGGATATTATATATGTAGAGAAGTAAGAAAGAAATCAGACATACCTATTATAATTGTCACAAGTAGAGATAGTGATATGGATGAACTTATGAGTATGAATTTAGGAGCCGATGATTTTGTAACAAAGCCATATAATACACAGATACTACTAGCAAGAATTGCAGCATTACTAAAAAGAAGTGGATTAAACATAACTACTAACAATATTTTAACTTATAAAGATTTTCAACTTAATTTATCCAATGCAACTATTACATACAATGAAAAAGAAATTGAATTAACTAAAAATGAAGTAAAAATACTTTCTTATTTAATAAATCACAAAGGTGAAATAGTATCTAGAGAATTACTTATGGAATACTTATGGAGTACTGAATATTTTGTGGATGATAGTACTTTAACTGTAAACATAACGAGACTTCGTAAAAAATTAGCCGAAATAGGAATAGAAAATGTAATAGAAACAAGAAGAGGACTGGGGTATATTATTCCATGA
- a CDS encoding FtsX-like permease family protein: MYSKIAFKNVKKSLKDYTIYFLTLTLAVCIFYSFNSIESQKAMIEMNASGKEYVEVLTSVMSYVSVFVAFILGSLILYANNFLIKKRNKEMGIYMTLGMSKNKISKILILETLIVGVFSLLGGLIIGLLASQGLSVLVAKLFDFKMSGYVFTISSKAIGKTILYFGVMFILVIIFNSFVISKYKIIDLLTIARKTEEIKFKNPTIYLVTFIICVISLVIAYKFILEVGIGGINDPKFIVSIGLGILGTILFFFSLAGFILYVVKKNKKVYFKGLNIFVVKQINSKVNTNFISMSVICLMLFLTISILSTGFSFKNALESGLENATPFDASAYMYVSPEDTAKDIKKSLDYIGIKFDKNDKVAYYNEYRDGEKISDIIPLNDDVKKLDYDISYIKISDYNKIREISNKNQIDLNKNEVLITSNFSKVLPSIEKYMKNNNTIKFDDKIYYIKNKEVIEENLRTDFMQNNIFTIVVNDELCNNMDISSSNVNVNFVGNDKEKRARDFSDAIYSYKTGDIDYDKTGYVMANNRDEMYEENNGLTTVILFVGIYIGIVFLISSMAILALQQLSEASDSIERYKSLKRLGASTKSINKTIFVQTLVYFSIPVALAVVHSIVAIVVANDFISMFNQPDIGSSSLITAGIFLVIYVIYFYITYGGYKNIVKNNI, encoded by the coding sequence ATGTATTCTAAAATAGCATTTAAAAATGTTAAGAAAAGTCTTAAAGACTATACCATATACTTTTTAACTCTAACGTTGGCTGTTTGTATATTCTATAGTTTTAACTCTATTGAATCACAAAAAGCAATGATAGAAATGAATGCTTCAGGAAAAGAATATGTGGAAGTTTTAACTAGTGTAATGTCTTATGTGTCTGTCTTTGTGGCATTTATATTAGGAAGCCTTATTCTTTATGCAAATAACTTTTTAATCAAAAAGAGAAATAAAGAAATGGGAATTTATATGACTCTTGGTATGTCAAAAAATAAAATCTCTAAAATATTAATATTAGAAACATTAATTGTGGGTGTATTTTCACTATTAGGTGGATTAATTATAGGACTTTTAGCATCACAAGGACTATCAGTACTTGTAGCTAAGCTATTTGATTTTAAAATGTCTGGATATGTTTTTACAATATCTAGTAAAGCTATAGGAAAGACTATTTTATACTTTGGAGTAATGTTTATACTTGTTATTATATTTAACTCTTTTGTAATTTCAAAATATAAAATAATAGATTTATTAACAATTGCAAGAAAAACAGAGGAAATAAAATTTAAAAATCCGACAATATATTTAGTTACCTTTATAATATGCGTGATTTCTTTGGTAATAGCATATAAATTTATTTTAGAAGTGGGAATAGGTGGAATAAATGATCCTAAATTCATTGTGTCTATAGGTCTTGGAATACTTGGAACAATTTTATTCTTCTTCTCTTTAGCAGGTTTTATTTTATATGTGGTGAAAAAGAATAAAAAAGTTTATTTCAAAGGATTAAACATATTTGTAGTTAAACAAATAAATAGTAAAGTCAATACAAACTTTATCTCTATGTCAGTGATTTGTTTAATGTTATTTTTAACAATAAGTATTCTATCAACAGGATTTAGTTTTAAAAATGCTTTAGAATCAGGATTAGAAAATGCAACACCTTTCGATGCTAGTGCGTATATGTATGTAAGTCCAGAAGATACGGCTAAAGATATAAAAAAATCTCTTGATTATATAGGTATTAAATTTGATAAAAATGATAAGGTTGCTTATTATAATGAATATAGAGACGGGGAAAAAATCTCAGATATAATTCCTTTAAATGATGATGTTAAAAAATTAGATTACGATATATCTTATATAAAAATATCTGATTACAACAAGATAAGAGAGATTAGTAATAAAAATCAAATAGATTTAAATAAAAATGAAGTATTAATAACATCTAACTTTTCTAAAGTATTACCATCAATAGAGAAGTATATGAAAAATAATAATACTATTAAATTTGATGATAAAATCTATTATATAAAAAATAAAGAAGTAATAGAAGAAAATTTAAGAACAGACTTTATGCAAAATAATATCTTTACAATAGTGGTAAATGATGAGCTATGCAATAATATGGATATATCATCAAGTAATGTAAATGTTAATTTTGTAGGAAATGATAAAGAAAAACGAGCTAGAGATTTTAGTGATGCAATATATTCATACAAAACTGGTGATATAGATTATGATAAAACAGGATATGTGATGGCAAATAATAGAGATGAAATGTATGAAGAAAATAATGGTCTTACAACAGTTATACTATTTGTTGGGATTTATATAGGAATAGTATTTTTAATAAGTAGTATGGCAATACTGGCTCTTCAACAATTAAGTGAAGCAAGTGATAGTATAGAAAGATATAAATCATTAAAAAGACTAGGGGCAAGTACAAAGAGTATAAATAAAACAATATTTGTACAAACTTTAGTATATTTTAGCATACCAGTGGCACTAGCTGTAGTTCATTCAATAGTTGCAATAGTAGTTGCAAATGATTTTATATCAATGTTTAACCAACCAGATATAGGAAGTTCATCCCTTATAACAGCGGGAATATTCCTTGTTATATATGTAATTTATTTCTATATAACTTATGGTGGATATAAAAATATAGTAAAAAATAATATATAA